TGGTCGCGGACGCATCCATGACTCTCATGGTACGGCTTGCCTGTATCCGTGAGAAGCGACTACGGTTCCTCACGGATAAAGTCTTCTCATCCGTGAGGTGTTCTTCGTGACGTCTTCTGTCGAAACCGTCGAGCCGTTCCCCGTCCGCGTCTTCGGCGGCCCGACCGCCCTGTTCGAGTACGGCGGCCTGCGCCTCCTCACCGACCCCACCTTCGACGACCCCGGCGACTACCCGGCGCCGGGCGGGCCGTCGCTCACCAAGACCGCGCCCGCCGCCGGCGGCCCCGCCGACCTCGGCCCCGTCGACGTGGTCCTGCTCTCGCACGACGAGCACGCCGACAACCTCGACCGCTCCGGCCGCGCCCTTCTCGCCGAGGTGCCGCTCACCCTCACGACCCCGGGCGGCGGCGAGCGCCTCGGCGACCGTGCCAGGGGGCTGGCCGACTGGGAGTCCGTCGCACTGGACCGGCCCGGCGGCGGCACTGTCACCGTGACCGGTGTTCCCGCCGTGCACGGCCCCGGTCCGCGGGAGGAGATCGAGCCGGTCTCCGGACAGGTCGTCGGCTTCGTGCTGACCGGCGACGGACTGCCCACCGTGTACGTCAGCGGTGACAACGCCTCCCTGGACGCGGTCCGGGAGACGGCCGCCCGATTCGGGCCGGTGGACACCGCGGTCCTCTTCGCCGGCGCGCCCCGCATCGCCGGCCTCTACGACGGAGCAGCCCTCGTCCTGGACAGCGCCCAGGCGGCCGAGGCCGCGCGGATCCTCGGCGCCCGCCGCGTGGTCCCGGTCCACTACGACAGCTGGGCTCATTTCACCGAGGGCCGCGAGGAGCTGCAGCGCGCCTTCGCCGCCGCCGGGCTGGCCGACCGCCTTGACTGGGGGAGCGGCGGCCGTCCGACGGACCGGTCGTGACCCACCGCCACGAGCCTCCCCCGGGGCGGACGTCCGAGGCGGGTCCCAGCTCTGTCCGCGGATCAGCGGCAGTGGCGGGGGCCGCATTCGGTGGGCGCCGACGACGTCCGGCACCTGGACCGCGAGGAGAGCATCCGTTTCCTGCTCACCATCGTCCCGGGGGACGGCCGGTGAACCGGGTGCCCGAACTGCACGGCGAGCACCTGCGCCTGCGGGAACTGCGCGCCGACGATCACGAACCTTCACGCGGATCCTGACCCACCGTCTGCTCACCCGCTACCTCGGCATCGACCGCATGGACTCCGGCCGGGCCCACGACGCGTTCGCCCAGGCCCTGGCCCAGCCCCACGCGCACCCACGCCGCAAGGACACCTTGGCCGTCTGCGCCCCCGACGACGACACCCTCACCGGCACCATGGGTTGCTCGTCGAGGACTACGGCAGCAACGCGATGCTCACCAGCCCGGGCACCCGCTGCGGCACGCAGCACTCACTGTCCGGCTTCGAGCGTGATCGGCCGGGCCCTTTCCTAGGCGGCGGCCTTTGCGGCGGCTGCCTTGCCCTTGGTGACGGCCTCCTCGTGAGCCCTGGCCTTCGAGGCCTCGGCCAGCGGGATCAGCTCGGCCATGGCCGGGTTGGAGTGGGCGGAGGTGAGCTCGGGGACGATGAACTCGACCGTCATGCCGAGCATGTCGCCCAGGACCGCCTGCAGGTAGTTCTGTACGTACTCGTAGCCCTCGCGCGGAGAGCCCGGGGCGTAGGAGCCGCCCCGGCTGGCCACCACGTAGACCGGGGTGCCCCGGACCGACGATGCCTCGGCCGGCGCGGTGCGGCCCATGAGGATCACCTGGTCGAGCCAGGCCTTCAGCGTCGAGGGGATCGTGAAGTTGAGCATCGGCGCGCCGATCAGAACGGCGTCCGCGTTCTCCAGCTGTTCGATCAGCTCGAGCCGTGGGGCGAAGGCCGCGGCCTGTTCGGCGGTGTGGTCGGCCGGCGCGGCGAACCCGGCGGACGCGGTGAGGGCGTCCAGGTGTGGCACGGGGTCGGTCGCCAGGTCCCGGTGGATCACCGTGCCGTCGGGGTGCTGGTCCTCCCATGCCCGGCGGAAGGCCGCCGTGACCGAACGCGAGGTGGAGGCGGACTCGGGGAAGAGCGACGAGTCGAGGTGCAGCAGCGTGGCCATGAGAAGTCTCCGAAGTGAAGGGACGGCATGACTGGACGTCGGTAAGGAGCTGCCGTTCCGTGTGGAACTATTGATAGCACAGTCGCTTACTTTTTCTCAGCTCCTTGGCCTGTTGT
The window above is part of the Streptomyces sp. NBC_00425 genome. Proteins encoded here:
- a CDS encoding FMN-dependent NADH-azoreductase, translating into MATLLHLDSSLFPESASTSRSVTAAFRRAWEDQHPDGTVIHRDLATDPVPHLDALTASAGFAAPADHTAEQAAAFAPRLELIEQLENADAVLIGAPMLNFTIPSTLKAWLDQVILMGRTAPAEASSVRGTPVYVVASRGGSYAPGSPREGYEYVQNYLQAVLGDMLGMTVEFIVPELTSAHSNPAMAELIPLAEASKARAHEEAVTKGKAAAAKAAA
- a CDS encoding MBL fold metallo-hydrolase, translated to MTSSVETVEPFPVRVFGGPTALFEYGGLRLLTDPTFDDPGDYPAPGGPSLTKTAPAAGGPADLGPVDVVLLSHDEHADNLDRSGRALLAEVPLTLTTPGGGERLGDRARGLADWESVALDRPGGGTVTVTGVPAVHGPGPREEIEPVSGQVVGFVLTGDGLPTVYVSGDNASLDAVRETAARFGPVDTAVLFAGAPRIAGLYDGAALVLDSAQAAEAARILGARRVVPVHYDSWAHFTEGREELQRAFAAAGLADRLDWGSGGRPTDRS